From a region of the Alnus glutinosa chromosome 1, dhAlnGlut1.1, whole genome shotgun sequence genome:
- the LOC133868995 gene encoding 26S proteasome non-ATPase regulatory subunit 11 homolog, producing the protein MSSSYLPATTDSIAQALEAKTPAESISILYRVLESPSSSSEALRIKEQAITNLSDLLRQENRAEDLRNLLTQLRPFFNLIPKAKTAKIVRGIIDAVAKIPGTSDLQISLCKEMVLWTRAEKRTFLRQRVEARLAALLMESKEYSEALNLLSGLIKEVRRLDDKLLLVDIDLLESRLHFSLRNLPKAKASLTAARTAANAIYVPPAQQGTIDLQSGILHAEEKDYKTAYSYFFEAFEAFNALEDPRAVFSLKYMLLCKIMVNQADDVAGIISSKAGLQYVGPELDAMKAVAEAYSKRSLKLFETALRDFRAQLEEDPIVHRHLSSLYDTLLEQNLCRLIEPFSRVEIAHIAELIELPVDHVEKKLSQMILDKKFAGTLDQGAGCLIIFDDPKTDAIFPATLETISNVGKVVDSLYVRSAKIMA; encoded by the coding sequence ATGTCTTCTTCATATCTCCCAGCAACAACTGATTCAATTGCTCAGGCTTTAGAAGCCAAAACCCCTGCTGAATCCATCTCTATTCTTTATCGTGTACTTGAAAGCCCGTCATCTTCTTCTGAAGCCCTTAGGATAAAGGAACAGGCCATCACAAATCTCTCAGAtcttctaagacaagagaatcGGGCTGAGGATCTCCGAAACCTTCTGACCCAATTGCGGCCCTTTTTCAACTTGATCCCCAAGGCAAAGACTGCAAAAATCGTTCGTGGGATAATTGATGCAGTGGCTAAAATACCAGGCACATCTGATCTCCAGATTTCTCTCTGCAAAGAAATGGTGCTGTGGACTCGTGCCGAAAAGCGAACTTTCCTACGGCAAAGAGTGGAGGCAAGGCTTGCAGCTCTTTTGATGGAAAGCAAAGAGTATTCAGAAGCTTTAAATCTCCTTTCGGGTTTGATAAAGGAAGTGAGAAGGCTAGATGACAAGCTTCTACTTGTGGACATAGACTTGTTGGAGAGTAGGCTCCATTTCTCTTTGAGGAATCTCCCTAAAGCTAAGGCTTCACTGACGGCTGCGAGAACTGCTGCCAATGCTATATATGTGCCCCCAGCTCAACAGGGTACTATAGATTTGCAGAGTGGAATCCTCCATGCAGAAGAAAAGGACTACAAAACTGCTTATAGCTATTTCTTCGAAGCTTTTGAAGCTTTCAATGCTCTTGAAGATCCACGAGCAGTATTTAGCCTCAAGTATATGTTGTTATGCAAAATAATGGTGAACCAGGCTGATGATGTGGCGGGAATAATATCTTCAAAAGCTGGATTACAATATGTGGGACCCGAGCTGGATGCTATGAAAGCTGTGGCCGAAGCCTATTCAAAGCGCTCTTTGAAGCTTTTTGAGACTGCCCTCAGGGATTTTAGGGCCCAGCTAGAGGAAGACCCTATTGTTCACAGGCACCTCTCTTCCCTGTATGACACTTTGTTGGAGCAGAATCTCTGCAGGTTGATTGAGCCTTTCTCAAGGGTTGAGATTGCTCATATTGCTGAGCTGATTGAACTGCCCGTTGATCATGTGGAGAAGAAATTATCTCAGATGATTCTGGATAAGAAGTTTGCAGGAACTCTAGATCAGGGTGCTGGATGCCTCATCATTTTTGATGATCCCAAGACAGATGCTATATTCCCAGCAACTTTGGAAACCATTTCTAATGTTGGCAAGGTCGTGGATAGCCTCTACGTTAGGTCCGCCAAGATAATGGCATGA